One window of Acanthochromis polyacanthus isolate Apoly-LR-REF ecotype Palm Island chromosome 19, KAUST_Apoly_ChrSc, whole genome shotgun sequence genomic DNA carries:
- the abcc3 gene encoding ATP-binding cassette sub-family C member 3 isoform X4 — MDAHFLRFYVATSRQLKRLESVSRSPIYSHFSETITGSSVIRAYGRHNAFVLMNDMKVDENQKSHFPGIVSNRWLGVRIEFIGNCIVLFAALFAVTGKDNLNPGLVGLSVSYALQVTMSLNWMVRMTSDLENNIVAVERVKEYSETKTEAPWEVEDKKPPSEWPMQGNVEFNDYSVRYREGLDLVLKNITLKVKGGEKIGIVGRTGAGKSSMTLCLFRLLEAAAGEITIDDVKIAEIGLHDLRSKLTIIPQEPVLFSGTLRMNLDPFEKYADEDVWKALEHSHLQKFVSNQPAKLELECSEGGENLSVGQRQLVCLARALLRKTRILILDEATAAIDLETDDLIQSTIRTQFEDCTVFTIAHRLNTIMDYTRVLVLDKGQIAEFDTPTSLLSQRGIFYGMAKDAGLAQ, encoded by the exons ATGGATGCGCACTTTCTG AGATTTTACGTTGCCACATCTCGGCAGCTAAAGCGTCTGGAGTCAGTCAGCCGCTCTCCCATATACTCCCATTTCTCTGAGACCATCACTGGCTCTAGTGTAATTCGAGCCTATGGCAGACACAATGCCTTTGTACTGATGAATGATATGAAAGTGGATGAGAACCAAAAGAGTCACTTCCCTGGTATAGTGTCCAACAG GTGGCTCGGAGTGCGTATCGAGTTCATTGGAAACTGCATTGTGTTGTTTGCTGCTCTGTTTGCTGTGACTGGAAAGGATAATCTGAACCCAGGCCTTGTGGGTCTGTCAGTGTCCTACGCTCTGCAG GTGACCATGTCTTTGAACTGGATGGTGCGGATGACTTCAGATCTGGAGAACAACATTGTAGCAGTGGAGAGGGTGAAGGAATACTCTGAGACCAAGACTGAG GCCCCTTGGGAGGTGGAGGACAAGAAGCCCCCTTCTGAATGGCCCATGCAGGGGAATGTGGAGTTCAACGACTACAGCGTTCGATACCGAGAAGGACTGGACCTTGTCTTGAAGAACATCACGCTGAAAGTcaaaggaggagagaag ATTGGTATAGTTGGCCGTACAGGGGCTGGCAAGTCCTCCATGACGCTCTGCCTCTTCAGGTTgttggaagcagcagcaggagagatCACTATTGACGATGTGAAGATAGCTGAGATAGGCCTGCATGACCTAAGGTCCAAACTCACCATCATCCCACAG GAGCCGGTGCTTTTCTCTGGGACACTGAGGATGAACCTGGACCCTTTTGAAAAATACGCTGATGAAGATGTGTGGAAAGCTCTGGAACATTCTCACCTTCAAAAGTTTGTCAGCAATCAGCCCGCAAAACTGGAGCTGGAGTGTTCGGAGGGAGGAGAGAACCTCAG TGTGGGCCAGAGGCAGTTGGTGTGTTTGGCTCGAGCTCTCCTGAGGAAAACGAGGATCCTCATCCTGGATGAAGCTACTGCTGCTATCGACCTGGAGACAGACGATCTCATCCAGTCCACTATAAGGACTCAGTTTGAAGACTGCACCGTCTTCACCATCGCACACAGGCTCAACACAATCATGGATTACACAAG AGTGCTGGTGTTGGACAAGGGACAGATAgctgagtttgacactcctacAAGCCTCTTATCACAGAGAGGAATCTTCTACGGCATGGCTAAAGATGCAGGACTGGCCCAGTAG
- the LOC110968227 gene encoding WAP, Kazal, immunoglobulin, Kunitz and NTR domain-containing protein 2-like, translated as MWWMLFPRWIWFLVCVSVWMELQAGVLSHIIYSHAGMCPNDMNPNLWVDAMSTCTRECESDQECESFEKCCQNVCGNRSCVAARYKDKDKGPVGMPKEATCASFMCTQQGSECDIWDGQPVCKCRDRCEREPHFTCASDGMTYYNKCYMDAEACSKGITLSVVTCRFHLTWPNTSPSLPQATTLRPTTAPLQATIPPPTEPQPPVVVSSPAQQTVNVGDTASFLCDVTGRPRPEIIWEKQLSDGVERVIMRPNHVRGNMVVTNIGQLVIYNVQPHDSGVYTCTAQNPSGSVKANHPLTVLPTEVLQTPEPKNLTRCLPEECQKPPVSSEDCGSELEKVSWYYEPKTNNCFSFTHCHSNNSSQPSRKVFDTYEECMQCCGPELSGPCGLPSLQGPCKAYEPRWAYSSTQRQCQPFIYGGCESNDNNFESKEACEEMCPYPKNHHCKACKPRGKMVTSFCRSDFVILGRMTELTEEKDSGHALVSVEEILKDEKMGLRFFGKEPLEVTFLNMDWNCPCPNITGAAAEGQVIIMGSVNDGMAVLQPESYVGASSPRRVRKLKEVISKNTCDILKAITNSPQ; from the exons ATGTGGTGGATGCTGTTTCCACGGTGGATCTGGTTcctggtgtgtgtgtcagtgtggatGGAACTCCAAGCCGGAGTTTTGTCCCATATTATCTATTCCCATGCAGGTATGTGTCCCAATGACATGAACCCCAACCTGTGGGTGGACGCCATGAGCACCTGCACACGAGAGTGTGAATCTGATCAG GAGTGTGAGTCCTTTGAGAAGTGTTGCCAAAATGTCTGCGGTAATCGGAGCTGTGTGGCAGCCCGTTATAAAGACAAAGATAAGGGCCCCGTGGGAATGCCCAAAGAAGCAACCTGTGCAAGTTTTATGTGCACCCAGCAGGGGTCTGAGTGTGATATCTGGGATGGCCAGCCGGTGTGTAAGTGCCGGGACCGCTGTGAGAGGGAGCCGCACTTCACCTGCGCCTCCGACGGCATGACATACTACAACAAATGCTACATGGATGCAGAGGCGTGCTCCAAGGGCATCACCCTCTCTGTTGTCACGTGCCGCTTCCACCTCACCTGGCCCAACACCAGCCCCTCACTGCCCCAGGCAACCACTCTCCGACCCACCACTGCTCCCCTGCAGGCGACTATCCCACCTCCTACTGAGCCTCAGCCCCCTGTGGTGGTCAGCAGCCCTGCTCAACAGACTGTCAATGTGGGAGACACAGCTAGCTTCCTGTGTGATGTAACAGGTCGGCCACGCCCGGAGATCATCTGGGAGAAGCAACTGTCAGATGGAGTTGAGAGGGTGATTATGAGGCCCAACCATGTTCGGGGCAACATGGTGGTCACAAACATCGGTCAGCTGGTCATCTACAACGTCCAGCCTCATGACTCAGGTGTCTACACCTGCACAGCTCAAAACCCATCTGGCTCTGTGAAGGCCAACCACCCGCTCACTGTGCTGCCCACAGAGGTGCTTCAAACTCCTGAGCCCAAGAACCTGACTCGCTGCCTGCCGGAGGAGTGTCAGAAACCCCCTGTCAGCTCAGAGGATTGTGGGAGTGAGCTAGAAAAAGTCAGCTGGTACTATGAGCCCAAGACCAACAACTGCTTCTCCTTTACACACTGCCACAGCAACAATAGCAGCCAGCCATCCAGGAAAGTGTTTGATACATACGAGGAATGCATGCAGTGCTGCGGTCCGGAGCTGTCAGGCCCCTGTGGGCTTCCTAGCCTGCAGGGCCCCTGTAAGGCTTATGAGCCAAGGTGGGCCTACAGCAGTACTCAGCGGCAGTGTCAGCCCTTCATCTACGGAGGCTGTGAGAGCAATGACAATAACTTTGAATCTAAAGAAGCCTGTGAGGAGATGTGCCCCTACCCTAAAAACCACCATTGCAAGGCCTGTAAGCCGAGAGGCAAGATGGTGACAAGCTTCTGCCGGAGCGACTTTGTCATCCTGGGTCGTATGACAGAGCTTACAGAGGAGAAGGACTCAGGTCATGCCCTTGTGTCCGTGGAAGAAATCCTCAAAGATGAGAAGATGGGTCTCCGCTTCTTTGGCAAGGAGCCTCTTGAGGTTACTTTTCTGAACATGGACTGGAACTGCCCATGTCCAAACATCACAGGTGCCGCTGCAGAGGGACAGGTCATCATCATGGGCAGTGTTAATGACGGTATGGCTGTCCTTCAGCCTGAGAGCTACGTGGGTGCCTCTAGCCCTCGTCGGGTACGGAAACTGAAAGAGGTCATCTCTAAGAACACCTGTGACATTCTCAAAGCGATCACCAACAGCCCGCAGTAG